A stretch of Prunus dulcis chromosome 6, ALMONDv2, whole genome shotgun sequence DNA encodes these proteins:
- the LOC117629836 gene encoding calcium-transporting ATPase 1, endoplasmic reticulum-type-like — protein sequence MGKGGQDFGKQKEDKNPRPSDGDVFPAWAKEIQECEKHFGVDRKLGLSSADVEKRREKYGWNELEKHEGQSIWSLVLEQFNDTLVRILLAAAVISFVLAWLDGEEGGEKEITAFVEPLVIFLILIVNAIVGVWQESNAEKALEALKEIQSEHASVIRNGSKVPSLAAKELVPGDIVELKVGDKVPADMRVVELISSTLRVEQGSLTGESEAVNKNNKPVSEDVDIQGKKSMVFAGTTIVNGHCICLVAQTGMLTEIGKVHSQIHAASQSEEDTPLKKKLNEFGEMLTMIIGVICALVWLINVKYFLTWEYVNGWPANFKFSFEKCTYYFEIAVALAVAAIPEGLPAVITTCLALGTRKMAQKNALVRKLPSVETLGCTTVICSDKTGTLTTNQMAVAKLVALGPKPTILRKFKVDGTTYNPLDGKIHDWPTGRMDANLQMIAKIAAVCNDAGVTHAEQKYVAHGMPTEAALKVLVEKMGLPEGSLGAESSESELLRCCQKWNEFESRVATLEFDRDRKSMGVIVNSRSQKKSLLVKGAVENVLERSTKVQLLDGTVVPLDENSKNNIVKALNEMSTSALRCLGFAYKDELTDFETYDGDEDHPAHRLLLDPSTYSSIESNLVFVGLVGLWDPPREEVFDAIEDCRAAGIRVMVITGDNKNTAEAICREIGVFDDDEDINPRSITGREFMCLPDRKAYLRQSGGLLFSRAEPKHKQEIVRLLKEDGEVVAMTGDGVNDAPALKLADIGIAMGISGTEVAKEASDMVLADDNFSTIVAAVGEGRSIYNNMKAFIRYMISSNIGEVASIFLTAALGIPEGLIPVQLLWVNLVTDGPPATALGFNPPDKDIMKKPPRRSDDSLISAWILFRYLVIGMYVGVATVGVFIIWYTHGSFLGIDLSGDGHSLVTYSQLANWGQCSSWTNFTASPFTAGTQVISFENDPCDYFHGGKVKAMTLSLSVLVAIEMFNSLNALSEDGSLLSMPPWVNPWLLVAMSVSFGLHFLILYVPFLAQVFGIVPLSLNEWLLVLAVALPVIVLDEILKLVGRWTSRSQVTKRREKPKTE from the exons ATGGGGAAGGGAGGGCAAGATTTCGGTAAACAGAAAGAGGACAAAAACCCTAGGCCGTCCGACGGCGATGTCTTCCCTGCGTGGGCAAAAGAGATTCAGGAGTGCGAGAAGCACTTCGGCGTTGACAGGAAATTAGGGTTGAGTTCCGCAGACGTCGAGAAGCGGCGCGAGAAGTATGGATGGAATGAGTTGGAGAAGCACGAGGGCCAGTCGATTTGGAGTCTGGTTCTGGAGCAGTTCAACGACACTCTGGTTCGAATTCTGCTCGCTGCGGCCGTCATTTCCTTTGTTCTGGCTTGGCTGGACGGGGAAGAAGGCGGCGAGAAGGAGATCACGGCGTTTGTGGAGCCGTTGGTGATCTTCTTGATCCTGATTGTGAACGCCATAGTTGGGGTTTGGCAGGAGAGCAATGCCGAGAAGGCGTTGGAGGCGCTGAAAGAGATTCAGTCCGAGCATGCGTCTGTGATTCGAAATGGGAGTAAGGTTCCCAGTTTGGCGGCCAAGGAGCTCGTCCCCGGCGACATTGTGGAGCTTAAAGTTGGGGATAAGGTGCCTGCTGATATGCGGGTTGTGGAATTGATTAGCTCGACTTTGAGGGTCGAGCAGGGTTCATTGACTGGAGAGAGTGAGGCGGTGAATAAGAATAACAAGCCGGTTTCTGAGGACGTGGATATTCAAGGGAAGAAAAGTATGGTTTTTGCGGGGACAACTATTGTGAATGGGCATTGCATTTGCTTGGTTGCGCAGACAGGGATGTTGACTGAGATTGGGAAGGTTCATTCGCAAATCCATGCTGCGTCGCAGAGCGAGGAAGATACaccattgaagaagaagctcaATGAGTTTGGAGAGATGCTTACGATGATAATTGGAGTGATTTGTGCATTAGTATGGCTCATTAATGTCAAGTACTTCCTCACTTGGGAATATGTCAATGGCTGGCCGGCGAATTTCAAGTTTTCGTTTGAAAAGTGCACGTATTACTTTGAGATTGCAGTTGCATTGGCTGTGGCTGCCATTCCTGAAGGTTTGCCCGCAGTCATCACAACCTGCTTGGCGCTTGGTACCCGCAAAATGGCTCAGAAGAATGCCTTGGTTCGAAAGTTGCCGAGTGTTGAAACTCTGGGTTGTACGACTGTGATTTGTTCTGATAAAACGGGGACCTTGACTACAAACCAGATGGCAGTGGCAAAACTTGTGGCTTTGGGTCCTAAACCTACTATACTACGCAAGTTTAAGGTGGATGGGACTACATACAATCCATTGGATGGTAAAATTCATGACTGGCCAACTGGTCGTATGGATGCTAATCTTCAAATGATTGCAAAGATAGCTGCTGTCTGCAATGATGCTGGCGTTACTCATGCAGAACAGAAGTATGTTGCCCATGGAATGCCTACTGAGGCAGCTTTAAAG GTTTTAGTTGAGAAGATGGGCCTTCCTGAAGGGTCTCTGGGTGCAGAATCAAGTGAAAGCGAATTGCTAC GTTGTTGCCAGAAGTGGAATGAATTTGAAAGCCGAGTTGCAACCCTTGAGTTTGATCGTGATAGGAAATCCATGGGTGTCATTGTCAACTCCCGTTCACAGAAAAAGTCATTGCTAGTGAAG GGTGCGGTAGAAAATGTGTTGGAGAGAAGCACTAAGGTTCAGTTGCTTGACGGTACTGTTGTACCACTGGATGAGAACTCAAAGAACAATATTGTAAAAGCTCTTAATGAGATGTCAACTAGTGCATTACGCTGTCTGGGTTTTGCTTATAAAGATGAGCTCACTGACTTTGAAACCTATGACGGTGATGAAGATCATCCAGCTCATAGACTTTTACTTGATCCATCCACCTATTCATCAATTGAGAGCAACCTTGTTTTTGTTGGCCTGGTTGGACTGTGG GATCCCCCAAGAGAGGAGGTTTTCGATGCGATTGAAGACTGCCGAGCAGCTGGAATCCGTGTTATGGTGATTACTGGAGATAACAAGAACACAGCAGAAGCAATATGCCGTGAAATAGGCGtgtttgatgatgatgaagacattAACCCAAGAAGCATTACAGGAAGAGAGTTTATGTGTCTGCCTGATCGGAAAGCCTATCTGAGACAAAGTGGGGGGCTTCTGTTTTCAAGGGCTGAACCAAAGCACAAACAAGAGATTGTTAGGTTGCTCAAAGAGGATGGTGAGGTGGTTGCCATGACTGGTGATGGAGTGAATGATGCACCTGCCTTGAAACTTGCTGATATTGGGATTGCAATGGGCATTTCTGGAACTGAG GTTGCAAAGGAAGCTTCTGACATGGTTCTGGCCGATGATAATTTTAGCACAATTGTTGCTGCTGTTGGTGAAGGCAGATCTATCTACAACAATATGAAAGCTTTTATCAG GTACATGATCTCATCGAACATTGGTGAGGTTGCCTCCATATTCTTAACAGCAGCATTAGGCATTCCTGAAGGCCTCATACCTGTCCAGCTTTTGTGGGTGAATCTTGTTACTGATGGACCGCCTGCAACAGCATTAGGATTTAATCCTCCAGACAAAGATATAATGAAGAAGCCCCCACGTAGAAGTGATGATTCACTTATCAGCGCTTGGATATTATTCCGCTATTTG GTAATTGGGATGTATGTTGGTGTGGCAACTGTGGGTGTATTCATTATTTGGTATACACATGGTTCCTTCTTGGGTATCGACCTCAGTGGGGATGGCCATTCTCTTGTGACTTACTCCCAACTGGCCAACTGGGGACAGTGCTCATCTTGGACGAACTTTACTGCTTCACCCTTCACAGCTGGAACTCAGGTTATCTCCTTCGAGAATGACCCATGTGATTATTTCCATGGTGGAAAAGTGAAAGCTATGACACTCTCCCTCTCCGTGTTGGTCGCCATCGAAATGTTTAACTCCCTCAATGCCCTTTCGGAGGACGGAAGCCTGTTGTCGATGCCCCCATGGGTGAACCCCTGGCTCCTTGTGGCCATGTCTGTTTCATTCGGCCTGCACTTCTTGATCCTCTACGTGCCATTCTTAGCTCAAGTATTCGGCATTGTGCCCTTGAGCTTGAATGAGTGGCTCTTGGTTTTGGCTGTTGCATTGCCGGTGATTGTCCTCGATGAGATCCTCAAGTTGGTCGGGAGATGGACCAGCAGGTCTCAAGTAACCAAGAGGAGAGAAAAGCCCAAGACAGAGTGA
- the LOC117629837 gene encoding ABC transporter G family member 20-like — translation MELKEFSPRIRRGVNPTLGELLKSVGDAQSPDHDHHILELGFPCSSVPPSSYPFVLSFTNLTYSVKVRLKVNLIPSCFGANSNTAEVKLGSSNANTKVLLNGISGEAREGELMAVLGASGSGKSTLIDALADRISKDSLKGSITLNGEALDSRLLKVISAYVMQDDLLFPMLTVEETLMFSAEFRLPRSLSKSKKKARVQALIDQLGLRNAATTVIGDEGHRGVSGGERRRVSIGIDIIHDPIVLFLDEPTSGLDSTSAFMVVKVLQRIAQSGSIVVMSIHQPSYRILSLLDRLIFLSHGQTVYGGSPANLPVFFREFGHPIPETENRTEFALDLIRELEETPGGTKSLVEFNKSWQLNKNQQRQEADPNNLINSITRPKLSLKDAISASISRGKLVSGAPNDPSLSSSVPTFANPCWIEIAVISKRSLTNSRRMPELFGIRLGAVLVTGLILATMFWKLDNSPKGVQERLGFFAFAMSTTFYTCAEAIPIFLQERYIFMRETAYNAYRRSSYVLAHSLISIPSLLFLSLAFAATTFWAVGLAGGVHGFLFFFFTICAAFWAGHSFVTFLSGIVTHVMLGYTVVVAILAYFLLFSGFFISRDRIPLYWIWFHYISLVKYPYEGVLQNEFDDPTKCFVRGTQMFDSTPLGSVPVAMKLELLKSMSTTLGVNITGSTCVTTGTDVLKQQGITDLTKWSCLWITVAWGFLFRFLFYFTLLLGSKNKRR, via the exons ATGGAGCTCAAGGAGTTTAGCCCTAGAATCCGCCGTGGCGTAAACCCTACACTTGGGGAGCTTCTCAAGTCGGTTGGAGATGCACAAAGCCCTGATCATGATCATCATATTCTTGAGTTAGGCTTTCCTTGCAGCTCTGTCCCTCCCTCCTCCTACCCTTTTGTCCTCTCATTCACCAATCTTACATATAGCGTCAAAGTCCGACTCAAGGTGAACTTAATACCCTCGTGTTTCGGTGCTAACTCCAATACGGCAGAGGTCAAATTGGGAAGCAGCAACGCCAACACCAAAGTTTTACTAAATGGCATCTCTGGGGAGGCTAGGGAAGGCGAGCTCATGGCGGTTCTAGGGGCAAGTGGGTCCGGAAAATCAACGCTGATCGATGCTTTAGCCGATCGAATCTCCAAGGACAGCTTGAAAGGCTCGATCACATTAAACGGAGAGGCCTTAGACTCAAGGCTCTTGAAAGTGATATCAGCTTATGTCATGCAAGACGATCTTTTGTTCCCAATGCTTACAGTTGAAGAGACTCTTATGTTCTCAGCTGAATTTAGGCTTCCTCGCAGCTTATCAAAGTCCAAGAAGAAAGCTAGGGTTCAGGCTCTGATCGACCAACTAGGCCTTCGAAACGCTGCCACTACTGTGATCGGCGATGAGGGCCACAGAGGGGTCTCTGGAGGCGAAAGAAGGAGAGTTTCTATTGGAATTGACATAATTCACGACCCCATTGTTCTGTTTCTTGATGAACCAACTTCAGGGCTTGACTCGACGAGTGCTTTCATGGTGGTGAAGGTTTTGCAGAGAATAGCTCAGAGTGGGAGCATTGTGGTCATGTCCATTCACCAACCCAGTTACAGGATTTTGAGCTTGTTGGATCGTTTGATATTTCTTTCTCATGGACAGACTGTGTATGGTGGATCGCCGGCCAATCTTCCAGTGTTTTTCAGGGAGTTTGGACATCCAATTCCCGAAACTGAGAACCGAACTGAGTTTGCTCTCGACCTCATTCgagaattggaggaaaccccAG GCGGAACAAAGAGCTTGGTGGAATTCAACAAGTCCTGGCAGCTcaacaaaaatcaacaaagACAAGAGGCAGATCCAAACAACTTgatcaactccatcaccaggCCAAAGCTTTCCCTCAAGGATGCAATAAGTGCAAGCATTTCAAGAGGCAAACTAGTCTCCGGTGCACCAAATGACCCAAGCCTCTCCTCCTCAGTCCCCACATTTGCCAACCCATGTTGGATTGAAATAGCAGTCATCTCCAAACGCTCCCTCACAAACTCAAGACGAATGCCGGAGCTCTTTGGCATTCGCCTAGGTGCAGTCCTCGTGACCGGGCTTATTTTAGCCACCATGTTTTGGAAGCTTGACAACTCTCCAAAAGGTGTCCAAGAGCGGTTGGGCTTTTTTGCTTTCGCCATGTCCACCACATTCTACACGTGCGCCGAGGCCATTCCAATTTTCCTCCAAGAACGCTACATTTTCATGAGAGAAACCGCCTACAATGCCTACCGCCGGTCCTCTTACGTTCTTGCTCACTCTCTAATCTCCATTCCCTCCCTACTCTTCCTCTCCTTAGCCTTCGCCGCCACGACCTTTTGGGCTGTGGGTCTGGCGGGCGGTGTTCATggctttctcttcttcttcttcactatTTGTGCTGCGTTTTGGGCTGGGCATTCTTTTGTCACATTCCTTTCGGGCATTGTGACCCATGTCATGTTGGGCTACACAGTTGTGGTGGCCATTTTGGCCTACTTCCTTCTCTTTAGTGGGTTCTTCATAAGTAGAGATAGAATCCCACTGTATTGGATTTGGTTCCACTACATTTCCCTAGTGAAGTACCCATATGAAGGTGTCTTGCAAAATGAGTTTGATGACCCCACCAAGTGCTTTGTGAGAGGGACCCAGATGTTTGACAGCACACCACTAGGAAGCGTCCCCGTGGCAATGAAGTTGGAGCTGCTCAAGAGCATGAGCACCACTTTGGGCGTCAACATCACCGGCTCCACGTGCGTGACCACGGGAACAGATGTACTGAAGCAGCAGGGGATCACTGACCTCACTAAATGGAGTTGCTTGTGGATCACCGTTGCCTGGGGGTTCTTATTTAggtttctgttttattttactttgttGTTGGGCAGCAAGAACAAGAGGAGGTAG